The following are encoded together in the Streptomyces sp. NBC_00358 genome:
- a CDS encoding CopD family protein has product MTASTAGTADPSGDEVAGGTAPRRATHRAVAVLALVAVAALIPLLGPRTALTGTGEAAAPGADGIALLRSVLFAALCVPVGEVFASALARRVPGASTMAAPRSWAAYAAAAGFVVALGLASVVATGNLLPHHLSDIDIGGLYRTRDGRLALVETDAFAAAWLCARSHRPAARVWPPAVVAVAEALRAHPPAEHDALLGSGLTLVHLTCAALWAGGLLHVLRLLHGRRTATGAVTGTRETDPTGRTTTATAVGTTAAAAATGPGTAAGGGRAGATLLGLYARVAAVLFATVTATGVWSALRRMPPGTVLDQLTSTAYGRALLAKVLLVAAVAVLALAARLRLRRAADPLGARSPARAEIVALGAVVAVSGLLTALPLPIRW; this is encoded by the coding sequence TTGACAGCTTCGACGGCCGGGACCGCGGACCCGAGCGGGGACGAGGTCGCGGGCGGGACCGCGCCGCGGCGGGCCACCCACCGGGCCGTCGCCGTACTCGCCCTGGTGGCCGTCGCGGCCCTGATCCCACTGCTGGGCCCGCGCACCGCGCTCACCGGTACGGGGGAAGCCGCGGCACCCGGGGCCGATGGCATCGCGCTGCTGCGGTCGGTGCTGTTCGCGGCGCTCTGCGTCCCTGTGGGAGAGGTGTTCGCGTCCGCGCTGGCGCGCCGGGTGCCCGGGGCGTCGACGATGGCGGCGCCGCGCAGTTGGGCGGCGTACGCGGCCGCCGCCGGGTTCGTCGTCGCGCTGGGTCTGGCCTCCGTGGTGGCGACGGGCAATCTGCTGCCGCATCACCTCTCCGACATCGACATCGGCGGGCTGTACCGGACCCGGGACGGCCGGCTGGCGCTTGTGGAGACCGACGCGTTCGCGGCGGCCTGGCTCTGTGCCCGCTCGCACCGCCCGGCCGCCCGGGTGTGGCCGCCGGCCGTGGTGGCGGTCGCGGAGGCGCTGCGCGCGCATCCCCCGGCGGAGCACGACGCGCTGCTCGGCTCCGGTCTGACCCTGGTGCACCTGACATGCGCGGCGCTGTGGGCGGGCGGCCTGCTCCACGTCCTGCGCCTGCTGCACGGCCGGCGCACCGCGACCGGTGCGGTCACGGGAACCCGGGAGACCGATCCCACCGGCCGGACTACGACTGCGACTGCCGTAGGAACCACGGCTGCGGCTGCGGCCACCGGACCGGGGACGGCGGCCGGAGGCGGTCGGGCCGGTGCCACGCTGCTCGGTCTCTACGCGCGCGTGGCGGCCGTACTGTTCGCGACGGTCACGGCGACGGGCGTCTGGAGCGCGCTGCGCCGGATGCCGCCCGGCACGGTCCTGGACCAGCTGACGTCGACGGCGTACGGGCGCGCCCTGCTCGCGAAGGTCCTCCTCGTGGCCGCCGTCGCCGTCCTGGCCCTCGCGGCCCGGCTGCGGCTGCGCCGCGCGGCGGACCCGCTCGGCGCCCGCTCCCCCGCGCGGGCGGAGATCGTGGCGCTGGGCGCGGTCGTCGCGGTGTCGGGCCTGCTGACGGCGCTGCCGCTGCCCATCCGGTGGTGA
- a CDS encoding CoA transferase — MTHSPMAVVWRELGGDPALLPGVSTVARAGALEARLPVRESARACVGACALAAAELGARRAGLARVPRVSVDDGAVATAFVSERHLRIDGRAPVNFAPLSRFWRTADGWVRTHANYPHHRARLLDALGAADDATAEDVAGVLAGRSAREVEETVYAAGGLAVALRTAKEWAVHEQALALAGRPLTDWDRPSERGEPATAGARALAPLRDGPPLSPAAGVRVLDLTRVIAGPVATRTLALLGADVLRVDGPRLPEDPDAHADTGFGKRSAVLDLVADRRTFDELLATADVVVTGYRPGALDRFGLSPEALAEGNPGLVVAQVSAWGTYGPWGARRGFDSLVQVATGIAMAEGSPERPGALPAQALDHGTGYLLAAAVLRALTEREEHGRGCVVRLALARTAMWLTDGIGREEAPGALPDPVAAEPYGRPDPWLSERNSPFGLLGHALPPVSFTGGPTDWSRPPGLWGTDPARWA; from the coding sequence ATGACGCATTCACCGATGGCCGTCGTGTGGCGGGAACTGGGCGGAGACCCGGCGCTGCTCCCCGGGGTTTCGACCGTGGCGCGTGCGGGTGCGCTGGAGGCACGGCTGCCCGTACGCGAGTCGGCGCGCGCCTGTGTGGGTGCCTGTGCGCTGGCGGCCGCCGAGCTGGGGGCCCGGCGTGCCGGGCTCGCGCGGGTGCCGCGGGTGAGCGTGGACGACGGCGCCGTCGCCACGGCGTTCGTCAGCGAGCGGCATCTGCGGATCGACGGGCGCGCGCCGGTCAACTTCGCGCCGCTGTCCCGCTTCTGGCGGACCGCGGACGGCTGGGTACGGACACACGCGAACTATCCGCATCACCGGGCGCGGCTGCTGGACGCGTTGGGGGCGGCGGACGACGCGACCGCGGAGGACGTGGCCGGGGTGCTCGCCGGACGGTCCGCGCGGGAGGTCGAGGAGACGGTGTACGCGGCCGGCGGGCTCGCCGTCGCGCTGCGCACGGCGAAGGAGTGGGCCGTCCACGAGCAGGCTCTCGCCCTGGCCGGGCGGCCGTTGACCGACTGGGACAGGCCGTCCGAGCGGGGCGAGCCGGCCACCGCGGGCGCGCGAGCCCTCGCCCCGTTGCGCGACGGCCCCCCGTTGTCGCCCGCCGCCGGGGTGCGCGTCCTGGACCTGACCCGGGTCATCGCGGGCCCCGTCGCCACCCGCACGCTCGCCCTGCTGGGCGCCGACGTGCTGCGGGTGGACGGGCCGCGGCTGCCCGAGGACCCGGACGCGCACGCGGACACGGGCTTCGGGAAGCGCTCGGCGGTACTGGACCTGGTGGCCGACCGGCGTACCTTCGACGAGTTGCTGGCGACGGCGGACGTCGTCGTCACCGGCTACCGGCCCGGCGCCCTGGACCGGTTCGGGCTCTCCCCGGAGGCGCTGGCCGAGGGGAACCCCGGCCTCGTCGTGGCGCAGGTGTCGGCGTGGGGGACGTACGGGCCCTGGGGCGCGCGGCGCGGCTTCGACAGCCTGGTGCAGGTGGCCACCGGGATCGCCATGGCGGAGGGATCGCCCGAGCGGCCGGGCGCGCTGCCCGCGCAGGCGCTCGACCACGGAACCGGATATCTGCTGGCGGCGGCCGTCCTGCGCGCGCTGACCGAGCGGGAGGAGCACGGCCGCGGGTGCGTCGTACGGCTGGCGCTGGCGCGCACGGCGATGTGGCTGACCGACGGCATCGGGCGGGAGGAGGCACCCGGCGCGCTGCCGGACCCGGTGGCGGCAGAGCCGTACGGCCGTCCCGACCCCTGGCTGTCCGAGCGGAACAGCCCCTTCGGCCTCCTCGGCCATGCCCTGCCCCCGGTCTCCTTCACCGGCGGCCCCACCGACTGGTCACGCCCACCGGGGCTCTGGGGTACGGACCCCGCGCGCTGGGCGTGA
- a CDS encoding S8 family serine peptidase has translation MAHLRSRRRLALAVPVVLSLTASLGFLPGAASATPLTAPAATTADGPNLSYVVNTTTDHRTIESVKKAIGAAGGSVVIAYEQIGVIVVHSANPDFGRQIRTVRGVQSAGATRTSPLTSAATTDEGAVQVLSAAEAAKVAKTASAGEEPLEADQWDLRAIGADKAAAVNPGSKKVTVAVIDVGVDDTHPDIAPNFSASQSANCVGGKPDTTYGAWRPVDADHYHGTHVAGEIAAARNGIGVAGVAPGVKVAGITVAEPDSTQLFYPESVVCAFVFAADHGVEITNNSYYVDPWLYNCVDDPDQKAIVDAVDRAQLYAQRKGTLNIAAAGNSNDDLDSNALTDASSPDDSTATTRTVDPHKCFDIPTQLPGVVTVASTGVKGAKSYFSSYGDGVIDVAAPGGDRYQIPDTPSQNGRILSTLPNNTYGWLQGTSMATPHVAAVAALLKSKYPWATPAQLQILLKAQADNPGCPTAPYDGNGDGVVDATCAGGKHVNGFYGFGIVNALRAVK, from the coding sequence CCACCCCTCTCACCGCGCCCGCCGCGACGACCGCGGACGGGCCGAACCTCTCGTACGTGGTCAACACGACAACGGACCACCGCACGATCGAGTCGGTGAAGAAGGCCATCGGCGCGGCCGGCGGCAGCGTCGTCATCGCGTACGAGCAGATCGGCGTCATCGTCGTCCACTCGGCGAACCCGGACTTCGGCCGGCAGATCCGGACGGTGCGCGGGGTGCAGTCGGCCGGTGCCACCCGTACCTCGCCGCTGACCTCCGCGGCGACGACCGACGAGGGCGCGGTGCAGGTGCTGTCGGCCGCCGAGGCCGCGAAGGTCGCGAAGACCGCGTCCGCGGGCGAGGAACCTCTTGAGGCCGACCAGTGGGACCTGCGCGCGATCGGCGCCGACAAGGCGGCCGCGGTCAACCCGGGCAGCAAGAAGGTGACCGTCGCCGTGATCGATGTCGGCGTCGACGACACGCACCCGGACATCGCGCCGAACTTCTCGGCCTCGCAGTCCGCCAACTGCGTGGGCGGCAAGCCGGACACGACGTACGGCGCCTGGCGCCCGGTTGACGCCGACCACTACCACGGCACGCACGTCGCGGGCGAGATAGCGGCGGCCCGCAACGGTATCGGCGTCGCGGGAGTCGCCCCCGGCGTGAAGGTCGCGGGCATCACGGTGGCCGAGCCCGACTCCACCCAGTTGTTCTACCCGGAGAGCGTCGTGTGCGCCTTCGTGTTCGCCGCCGACCACGGCGTCGAGATCACCAACAACAGTTATTACGTCGACCCTTGGCTGTACAACTGCGTCGACGACCCCGACCAGAAGGCCATCGTCGACGCCGTCGACCGGGCCCAGCTGTACGCCCAGCGGAAGGGCACGCTGAACATCGCGGCGGCGGGCAACTCCAATGACGACCTCGACTCGAACGCGCTGACCGACGCGTCCAGCCCCGACGACTCGACCGCCACGACGCGGACGGTCGACCCGCACAAGTGCTTCGACATCCCTACCCAGTTGCCGGGTGTCGTCACGGTCGCCTCGACCGGCGTCAAGGGCGCCAAGTCGTACTTCTCCAGCTACGGCGACGGTGTCATCGATGTCGCGGCGCCCGGCGGCGACCGGTATCAGATCCCGGACACGCCGTCGCAGAACGGCCGCATCCTCTCCACGCTGCCGAACAACACGTACGGCTGGCTCCAGGGCACCTCGATGGCGACGCCGCACGTCGCCGCCGTGGCCGCACTGCTGAAGTCCAAGTACCCCTGGGCTACGCCGGCTCAGCTCCAGATCCTCCTCAAGGCCCAGGCGGACAACCCGGGTTGCCCGACCGCCCCGTACGACGGGAACGGCGACGGAGTCGTGGACGCGACCTGCGCGGGCGGCAAGCACGTGAACGGCTTCTACGGATTCGGGATCGTCAACGCCCTGCGGGCGGTCAAGTAG